A region of Mycteria americana isolate JAX WOST 10 ecotype Jacksonville Zoo and Gardens chromosome 11, USCA_MyAme_1.0, whole genome shotgun sequence DNA encodes the following proteins:
- the UQCRC1 gene encoding cytochrome b-c1 complex subunit 1, mitochondrial, whose product MAASSVCRAGCAAGRALLRGPRPSAALLTLTRNRGAATYAQTLHNIPETQVTTLDNGLRVASEESNQPTCTVGVWIGAGSRYEHKNNNGAGYFLEHLAFKGTKKRPCAAFEKEVESMGAHLNGYTSREQTAYYIKALSKDMPKVVELLADIVQNCALEESQIEKERGVILQELKEIDSNLTDVTFDYLHATAFQGTALAHTVEGTTENIKHLTRADLASYIDTHFKAPRMVLAAAGGISHKELVDVARQHFSGVPFTYKEDAVPVLPRCRFTGSEIRARDDALPVAHIALAVEGPGWADPDNVVLNVANAIIGRYDRTFGGGKNQSSRLATLAVEHNLCHSFQTFNTSYSDTGLFGFHFVSDPLSIDDMLYCAQREWMRLCTSTTESEVKRAKNYLRNAMVAQLDGTTPVCDNIGSHLLNYGRRIPLEEWDARIAAVDARMVREVCSKYIYDKCPAIAAVGPIEQLLDYNRIRSAMYWIRF is encoded by the exons ATGGCGGCTTCCTCTGTGTGCCGGGCGGGGTGCGCGGCCGGGCGGGCCCTGCTGCGGGGCCCTCGCCCCTCC gCAGCTTTATTGACTTTGACAAGGAACCGAGGTGCTGCCACCTATGCCCAGACACTCCATAATATCCCTGAGACCCAAGTCACCACTCTGGACAATGGTCTCCGTGTAGCTTCAGAGGAGTCCAATCAGCCAACGTGTACG GTGGGTGTGTGGATTGGGGCGGGGAGCCGCTACGAACACAAGAACAACAACGGGGCCGGTTACTTCCTGGAACATCTGGCCTTTAAG GGCACCAAGAAGCGTCCTTGCGCTGCCTTTGAGAAGGAGGTGGAGAGTATGGGTGCTCACCTGAATGGGTACACCTCACGGGAGCAGACTGCCTATTACATAAAAGCCTTGTCCAAGGACATGCCCAAAG TTGTAGAGCTGCTGGCTGACATTGTGCAGAACTGTGCACTGGAGGAGTCTCAGATTGAGAAGGAACGTGGCGTCATCCTTCAGGAGTTGAAAGAAATCGACAGCAACTTGACGGATGTTACCTTTGATTATCTTCATGCCACTGCTTTCCAGGGGACTGCACTGGCCCACACTGTCGAGGGGACCACGGAGAACATCAA GCATCTGACTCGAGCAGATCTAGCTTCATATATTGATACTCACTTCAAGGCACCTCGTATGGtcctggcagctgctggag GTATTTCCCACAAAGAGCTGGTAGACGTAGCTAGGCAACACTTCAGTGGAGTGCCTTTTACATACAAAGAGGATGCTGTGCCTGTCCTCCCGCGCTGTCGCTTCACAGGGAGTGAG ATCCGTGCCAGAGATGATGCTCTGCCCGTTGCCCATATTGCTCTTGCTGTGGAGGGGCCAGGATGGGCTGATCCCGATAACGTTGTCCTCAACGTGGCTAATGCTATCATTGGACGCTACGACCGCACGTTTGGAGGTGGTAAG AATCAGTCCAGCAGGCTGGCTACGCTTGCTGTGGAGCATAATCTCTGCCACAGTTTCCAGACGTTCAACACCTCTTACTCTGATACCGGCCTCTTTGGTTTCCATTTTGTTTCCGATCCTCTGTCCATAGATGATATGCTGTATTGTGCTCAGAGGGAGTG gATGCGTCTGTGCACTAGTACTACAGAGTCAGAGGTGAAGAGAGCCAAGAACTATCTCCGAAATGCCATGGTGGCTCAACTGGATG GTACTACACCAGTGTGTGACAATATTGGAAGCCATCTCTTAAACTACGGACGCCGTATCCCTCTGGAGGAATGGGATGCCAGGATTGCT GCCGTTGATGCAAGAATGGTGAGAGAGGTCTGCAGTAAATACATCTATGACAAATGTCCGGCAATCGCAGCAGTTG GTCCCATTGAACAGCTCTTGGATTACAACCGTATCCGCAGTGCCATGTACTGGATCCGTTTCTAG
- the SLC26A6 gene encoding solute carrier family 26 member 6, with translation MAAEMALSHRAPHKVLSEADLEEVAPRKPPAEPSLRSCLRKTRCSASTAKSLLFRFLPFLRWLPRYPVKEWLLGDIASGFSVGIMHLPQGLAYALLAGLPPVTGLYSSFYPVFLYFFFGTSRHNSVGPFAVISVMIGSMTDSLVPSENFLESVNGSNVTIVNEERRDAARVELVATITVLTGIFQVALGLLQFGFVVTYLSDPLVRGYTTAASVHVLVSQLKNVFGVSLGEYSGPLSLFMTFIEICRKLPETNVGTLVTAIIAMVAIFIVKELNHKFAAKLPMPIPIELITIIISTGISYGVNLNAKFGISVVGNIPSGLKPPVVPNVSYFGQVVGNAFAIAVVGYAICISLGKIFALKHGYKVDSNQELIALGFCNFLGGFFQCFAISCSMSRSLVQESTGGNSQVAGVIASLVILVTILKIGELFRDLPKAILAAIIIINLKGMFKQFNDLRTLWKSNRVDLMVWVVTFVATLLLNLDIGLGAAVAFGLLTVIFRTQLPHYSILGRIPDTDVYRDVAEYQMAQEVPGVKIFRSSSTLYFANVELYAETLKKKSGINVDRLIEKKKKALKKLKKQQKKAEKEKAKRKKDAEDGLNGPGVAVIEVSGAEGSVPPEPTLRTLGLPQPGFHAIVLDFSPVSFVDTVSIKILKNTFRDFHEIEVDVFVAGCPGPVLAQLERGNFFSSAITKHSFFPSVHNAIVHISGERRQAAVDLSTRM, from the exons ATGGCAGCAGAGATGGCACTGAGCCACCGGGCGCCCCACAAGGTGCTGAGCGAGGCTGACCTGGAGGAGGTGGCACCGCGGAAACCTCCCGCCGAGCCCTCGCTGCGCAGCTGCCTCCGCAAGACCAG ATGCTCGGCCTCCACCGCCAAGTCCCTGCTCTTCCGATTCCTGCCCTTCCTGCGCTGGCTGCCCCGCTACCCGGTCAAGGAGTGGCTCCTGGGGGACATCGCCTCGGGCTTCAGCGTGGGCATCATGCACCTGCCCCAGG GCCTCGCCTACGCACTGCTGGCCGGGCTGCCGCCCGTCACCGGTCTCTATTCCTCCTTTTACCCCGTCTTCCTCTACTTCTTCTTCGGGACGTCCAGGCACAACTCCGTGG gcccCTTTGCTGTCATCTCTGTCATGATCGGGAGCATGACGGACTCCCTGGTGCCCAGCGAGAACTTCCTGGAGTCCGTCAACGGCTCCAACGTCACGATAGTCAACGAAGAACGGCGCGACGCTGCCAGGGTGGAGCTGGTGGCCACCATCACTGTTCTGACGGGCATCTTCCAG GTGGCCCTGGGCCTCCTGCAGTTTGGCTTCGTGGTGACCTACCTCTCGGACCCGCTGGTGCGCGGCTACACCACCGCTGCCTCCGTGCACGTCCTCGTCTCCCAGCTCAAGAACGTCTTCGGGGTCTCCCTGGGCGAGTACTCGGGGCCGCTCTCGCTGTTCATG ACCTTCATCGAGATCTGCCGGAAGCTGCCAGAGACCAACGTGGGCACCCTGGTGACGGCCATCATTGCCATGGTGGCCATCTTCATCGTGAAAGAGCTCAACCACAAGTTCGCTGCCAAGCTGCCCATGCCCATCCCCATCGAGCTTATCACG ATCATCATCTCCACCGGCATCTCCTACGGCGTCAACCTGAACGCCAAGTTTGGCATCTCCGTGGTGGGCAACATCCCCAGCGG GTTGAAGCCGCCCGTGGTCCCTAACGTCAGCTACTTTGGGCAGGTGGTGGGCAACGCCTTCGCCATTGCCGTGGTGGGCTACGCCATCTGCATCTCCCTGGGCAAGATCTTTGCCCTGAAGCACGGCTACAAAGTGGACAGCAACCAG GAGCTGATCGCGCTGGGCTTCTGCAACTTCCTGGGAGGCTTCTTCCAGTGTTTCGCCATCAGCTGCTCCATGTCGCGGAGCCTGGTGCAGGAGAGCACGGGGGGCAACAGCCAG GTAGCCGGTGTCATCGCATCCCTGGTCATCCTGGTGACCATCCTGAAGATTGGCGAGCTCTTCCGGGACCTGCCCAAG GCCATCTTGGCtgccatcatcatcatcaacctCAAGGGCATGTTCAAGCAGTTCAATGACCTCCGTACGCTCTGGAAGTCCAACCGGGTGGACCTG ATGGTCTGGGTTGTGACATTCGTGGCCACCCTCCTGCTGAACCTGGACATCGGCCTGGGGGCCGCAGTGGCCTTCGGGCTGCTCACCGTCATCTTCCGCACCCAGCT cccccactaCTCCATCCTGGGGCGCATCCCCGACACCGATGTCTACAGGGACGTGGCCGAATACCAGATG GCGCAGGAGGTCCCCGGCGTGAAGATCTTCCGCTCCTCCTCCACCCTCTATTTCGCCAACGTGGAGCTGTACGCCGAGACCCTGAAGAAGAAG AGCGGCATCAACGTGGACCGCCTGATCGAGAAGAAGAAGAAGGCCctcaagaagctgaagaaacagcagaagaaagcGGAGAAGGAGAAGGCCAAGAGGAAAAAG GACGCGGAGGACGGGCTTAACGGTCCGGGCGTGGCGGTGATCGAGGTGAGCGGGGCGGAGGGCAGCGTGCCCCCCGAGCCCACCCTGCgcaccctggggctgccccagcccggctTCCACGCCATCGTCTTGGACTTCAGCCCCGTCAGCTTCGTGGACACCGTCTCCATCAAGATCCTGAAGAAC ACGTTCAGGGATTTCCATGAGATAGAAGTGGACGTCTTCGTTGCCGGCTGCCCGG GGCCCGTCCTCGCCCAGCTGGAGCGGGGCAACTTCTTCAGCTCGGCCATCaccaagcacagcttcttccCCTCGGTGCACAATGCCATAGTCCACATCAGCGGGGAGCGGCGCCAGGCCGCG GTGGACCTCAGCACCAGAATGTAG